One Falsihalocynthiibacter arcticus DNA segment encodes these proteins:
- a CDS encoding DEAD/DEAH box helicase — protein MTILVPDQPVRHLRHGVGRVVKDLGATVVVLFEGRAEIVEASELEVLRSVDAALSEGVLDDSLASLVRAQALAIRSINDQWGVFSRSRVQLLPHQLWVCRQVTKQWPSRWLVADDVGLGKTIEAGLILTPLLASGRVRRLLVLTPARLAPQWRSRLKSMFDIRLQEFSADLDRGKLSFWDTASQVVASFHTLRNEKALDRLLSAEPWDLVIVDEAHHFQAKQRASTITYQLLEKLESANRIQSLILFTGTPHRGKDYGFFALMQLVRPDLFDPKKSVEIQLPKLREAMIRNNKELATDLRGEKLFYPVATKSVDFRYSEGEQTFYDTMSEFIMDGRAYALSLSGREQTARMLLLIALQKLAASSIAAIRSALEKRRATLAGLIQETLGQYPDNEDLTLDEIAEQEESRPEKMTALLLKDEIARLDDLITLARNVDTETKVERLTDMLREDFPVGEPVLFFTEYKATQALLYNALETMFGIECVGFINGEDRLTIQDHEGNGSRILNLERDAAADDFNSGKTRFLISTEAGGEGIDLQERCAVLIHVDLPWNPMRLHQRVGRLNRYGQKRPVSVFLMKNPETVEARIWGLLQEKLSKIQAAISSVMEDDEDISQIVIGMTPPGFFDEVFSESPQRSNEELKDWFDAKTSSFGGRDAVATVRDLLGNVSRYDFQAVGSELPKVDLPDLENFFRNAMHVYGRRITRDENGLVVKTPEDWRRDPDLRARYEGLHLDRNRGAGEHVSTVMGVGHALFDRTLKETAIFDSHVARTRGLSAPLILVRIEDEVTGTGATTHSIVLGLKCDELEPVILRDWQLLIELNKLKPETEKGHPATGFEQNAIDNAWQSFVTNIDDMPLDFRRPKATLSLVLLPSHPEQDTDSK, from the coding sequence ATGACAATACTTGTTCCAGACCAACCTGTTCGCCACCTACGTCACGGTGTAGGTCGTGTCGTAAAGGATCTTGGTGCCACTGTAGTGGTGTTGTTCGAAGGTCGGGCGGAGATTGTCGAAGCTAGCGAGCTTGAGGTTCTGCGTTCAGTTGATGCCGCTCTCTCAGAAGGCGTTTTAGATGACTCGCTTGCATCTTTAGTCCGCGCGCAGGCGCTTGCTATCCGATCAATCAATGATCAATGGGGCGTATTCTCGAGATCCCGTGTACAGCTTTTACCGCATCAGTTGTGGGTTTGCCGTCAAGTTACCAAACAATGGCCTAGTCGATGGCTAGTCGCTGATGATGTTGGGCTGGGTAAAACGATTGAAGCAGGCTTGATTTTGACACCTCTCCTCGCCTCAGGTCGTGTGCGACGTCTCCTTGTACTCACACCCGCACGGCTAGCACCACAATGGCGAAGTCGTCTAAAGTCAATGTTTGACATTAGGTTGCAAGAATTTTCTGCCGACCTTGATCGAGGAAAACTATCGTTTTGGGATACAGCTAGCCAGGTCGTGGCTTCGTTCCACACATTGAGAAATGAGAAAGCGCTCGATCGCTTATTAAGTGCTGAGCCTTGGGATCTTGTGATTGTTGACGAAGCACACCACTTTCAGGCTAAACAACGCGCCAGTACAATCACGTATCAGCTACTCGAAAAGCTTGAAAGTGCCAACCGAATACAATCTCTAATTCTATTTACGGGCACTCCGCATCGGGGAAAGGACTATGGCTTCTTTGCTTTGATGCAGCTGGTAAGACCGGATCTTTTCGATCCAAAAAAATCGGTCGAAATACAACTGCCTAAGCTCCGAGAAGCCATGATCCGAAACAACAAAGAGCTTGCAACCGATTTGCGGGGTGAAAAGCTGTTCTATCCGGTAGCCACGAAATCGGTCGACTTTCGCTACAGTGAAGGAGAGCAAACGTTTTATGATACAATGAGCGAATTCATCATGGATGGGCGAGCATACGCTCTCAGCCTTTCTGGCCGCGAACAAACCGCTAGAATGTTGTTGCTCATTGCCCTTCAAAAACTCGCCGCAAGTTCAATCGCAGCCATACGCTCTGCGCTTGAAAAAAGACGCGCCACGCTGGCGGGGCTTATTCAAGAGACACTAGGGCAGTATCCCGACAACGAAGACTTAACATTAGACGAAATTGCGGAGCAGGAGGAGTCCCGCCCCGAAAAGATGACTGCGCTGCTCCTCAAGGACGAAATCGCGCGTTTGGACGATTTGATAACGCTTGCCAGAAATGTAGATACAGAAACGAAAGTTGAACGACTTACGGACATGCTTAGGGAGGATTTCCCTGTAGGAGAACCGGTGCTGTTCTTCACTGAATACAAGGCTACGCAAGCCCTTCTCTATAATGCTTTAGAAACTATGTTTGGGATCGAGTGCGTAGGCTTTATTAATGGTGAGGACCGACTAACTATCCAAGATCACGAGGGCAACGGTTCGCGCATTCTCAACTTAGAACGTGACGCGGCAGCCGATGATTTTAATTCTGGAAAGACCCGATTTCTGATTTCAACGGAGGCAGGCGGTGAAGGTATCGACCTTCAAGAGCGTTGTGCTGTCCTAATCCATGTAGATTTACCATGGAATCCAATGCGTCTCCATCAAAGGGTTGGAAGGCTCAATCGATATGGCCAGAAACGACCGGTAAGTGTATTCCTGATGAAAAACCCAGAGACTGTTGAGGCCCGTATTTGGGGCCTACTCCAGGAGAAATTATCAAAAATACAGGCTGCAATATCGTCCGTCATGGAGGATGATGAAGATATTTCGCAAATTGTAATAGGGATGACCCCGCCAGGATTCTTCGATGAAGTTTTCAGCGAAAGCCCTCAACGAAGCAACGAGGAACTGAAGGACTGGTTCGATGCCAAGACTTCAAGTTTTGGTGGCCGCGATGCTGTTGCCACCGTCCGGGATTTGTTGGGCAACGTTTCTCGCTACGACTTCCAGGCCGTCGGTAGCGAACTTCCAAAAGTCGATCTTCCGGACCTTGAGAATTTTTTCCGGAACGCTATGCATGTTTATGGTCGTCGTATAACTCGCGATGAGAATGGCCTTGTGGTGAAAACACCAGAAGATTGGCGCAGGGATCCAGATCTCCGTGCTCGATATGAAGGACTGCATTTAGATCGTAATCGTGGAGCTGGTGAGCATGTTTCAACAGTTATGGGAGTTGGGCATGCGCTGTTCGATCGGACTTTAAAGGAGACCGCGATATTTGACTCACATGTTGCGCGAACCCGAGGCTTGTCTGCACCGCTTATCTTAGTCCGGATCGAAGATGAAGTGACTGGAACAGGTGCAACCACACACAGTATCGTCTTGGGCCTGAAATGCGACGAATTGGAACCAGTGATACTGCGAGACTGGCAGTTATTGATAGAACTGAACAAACTTAAACCGGAGACTGAGAAAGGGCATCCCGCTACAGGTTTTGAACAGAATGCAATTGATAACGCTTGGCAATCCTTCGTTACCAATATCGACGATATGCCGCTTGATTTTAGACGTCCTAAGGCGACCTTGAGTCTCGTTTTACTACCATCTCACCCGGAGCAAGATACTGATTCTAAATGA
- a CDS encoding YcjF family protein, producing the protein MLNKLFWRSRSQPSDETGEIALPVVWLLGKTGAGKSSLVRALTEQSDVQVGNGFQPCTRSAHSYDYPPEQPLVRFLDTRGLGEAGYDPAQDLEVCRDRSHALIVVCQLNDPVQGTVSDALSDIVRQEKRMRAILVLTGKDLIIDLDARGRAERIITAQMSQAAKYDLPVVTLSLAPSLPKDVEGLDALNQHLLGILPAAGLLLEKNHSRDAEQIEFQNHKRFVLSYAGVAATSDFAPIVGIAAVPATQLKMLHELGRRYGVKWDRKVGAAFLSTMGLSIGARYATSFALREFAKLVPVFGQTVGAATASAISFASTYALGRAAAYFLFRKANGSSPNEDELRKVYQRAFNRSSDEAD; encoded by the coding sequence ATGTTGAACAAATTATTTTGGCGCTCCAGGAGCCAACCATCCGACGAGACGGGCGAAATAGCCCTTCCTGTCGTCTGGCTTCTCGGCAAAACCGGGGCGGGAAAGTCATCCCTCGTTCGCGCTCTGACCGAGCAATCCGATGTACAGGTCGGCAATGGATTCCAACCCTGCACACGCTCTGCGCATAGCTACGACTACCCCCCTGAGCAGCCTCTCGTGCGTTTTCTAGATACACGCGGCTTGGGCGAGGCTGGCTACGACCCAGCCCAAGATCTGGAAGTTTGCCGCGATAGAAGTCATGCCCTGATCGTTGTGTGCCAACTAAATGACCCTGTGCAAGGCACGGTCTCAGATGCCCTTTCTGATATCGTGCGCCAGGAAAAGAGGATGCGCGCCATTCTCGTACTGACCGGCAAGGACCTTATCATCGACTTGGATGCTCGGGGGCGAGCTGAGCGCATAATTACCGCTCAGATGAGTCAGGCCGCAAAGTACGACCTTCCCGTAGTCACTTTGTCACTAGCACCGAGTTTACCTAAGGATGTAGAGGGGCTCGATGCACTCAATCAGCACTTGTTGGGTATTTTGCCTGCTGCCGGGCTTCTGCTCGAGAAGAACCACTCCAGAGATGCTGAACAGATCGAGTTTCAGAACCATAAACGCTTTGTTCTGTCCTATGCGGGCGTTGCCGCTACGAGCGATTTTGCTCCGATCGTAGGTATTGCCGCGGTGCCGGCAACACAGTTAAAGATGTTGCATGAGCTCGGGCGCCGCTACGGAGTGAAGTGGGACCGTAAGGTTGGTGCGGCGTTCCTAAGCACCATGGGGCTCAGCATCGGAGCTAGATACGCGACGAGCTTTGCCCTTCGCGAGTTCGCGAAGCTTGTTCCAGTCTTCGGTCAGACCGTTGGTGCGGCGACTGCCAGTGCGATCAGCTTCGCTTCCACTTACGCTCTAGGTCGCGCCGCTGCCTACTTCTTGTTTCGAAAAGCTAACGGCAGCTCGCCTAACGAAGACGAACTACGCAAAGTCTACCAACGCGCATTCAATAGGTCCTCAGATGAAGCTGATTGA
- a CDS encoding GTPase family protein, with product MKLIERIRPALLRWDRLLAFAALAVPLVVVMVAGFAWMIEHGWVVEFIVASISLGGVVALIRSPRLWLRTKDTENTPRPNQMHARIDSSWSAREIEAFKAAQTFIEEKTRGPLPWEDLQPIAQEVIHMVASASGKGDQGVLNFTLPEALLLFDRVTIRLRSEIRDKVPFSDSISVGTLLWLWERRDIAWKVKKHGRNAWRVLRAIKSLPTAILREIEGVIAEGHSSFITSEGASIIQALLLEEVAAAAVELYSGRLRFSDSELLDLSLASSNLDRERLAASDMPLRIAVAGQLSVGKSSLINALLGSDLAEVDVIATTSEAKTYPINFEGVDSMLLDTPGLDGSLKPTKMVFDELSQADLIVWVVRASRPSREIDRSAIAALREIVSKDPRRRMPPFVVVVSCVDELQKSWPFPEGCLTEDAMESVSQVVLAVQQDIADPSATANTIPIVLTEPDWNVDRLRARIVSLIGPALNTQRNRLRIETKTTGGLKEAGRAGRGLRRALTAIGRKHSASDDQIDGNA from the coding sequence ATGAAGCTGATTGAGCGCATTCGTCCTGCCTTGCTGCGCTGGGATAGACTTCTGGCATTCGCAGCTCTAGCGGTGCCGTTGGTGGTAGTTATGGTCGCTGGCTTCGCATGGATGATTGAACATGGCTGGGTCGTCGAATTCATCGTTGCTTCGATCTCGCTTGGCGGGGTGGTCGCACTCATCCGTTCTCCAAGATTATGGTTGCGCACCAAAGACACTGAAAACACACCCCGTCCCAATCAGATGCACGCCCGGATCGATTCATCTTGGAGTGCCCGCGAAATTGAGGCATTCAAGGCCGCGCAGACATTTATCGAAGAGAAAACAAGGGGCCCCTTGCCGTGGGAAGACCTTCAGCCGATTGCCCAGGAAGTGATTCACATGGTCGCGTCGGCCTCTGGCAAGGGCGACCAAGGGGTTCTCAATTTTACGCTGCCCGAAGCCTTGCTTCTCTTTGATCGTGTCACAATCCGCCTACGATCTGAAATTCGGGACAAAGTTCCGTTCTCAGACAGCATCTCGGTTGGCACTCTCCTGTGGCTGTGGGAACGTCGCGACATTGCCTGGAAGGTCAAGAAGCACGGCCGGAACGCATGGCGAGTGCTCCGAGCGATCAAGTCGCTCCCCACTGCCATCCTGCGCGAGATCGAGGGCGTAATCGCGGAAGGTCACTCATCGTTTATAACGAGCGAAGGCGCATCCATTATTCAGGCTCTTCTCCTTGAGGAGGTGGCTGCGGCGGCGGTCGAGCTCTACTCGGGGAGATTGAGGTTCTCCGATTCTGAACTGCTTGATCTAAGCCTTGCTTCAAGTAACCTCGATCGGGAGCGACTTGCTGCAAGCGACATGCCTCTCCGCATCGCTGTTGCCGGACAGCTCAGCGTCGGTAAGTCGAGCTTGATCAACGCGCTTCTTGGAAGTGATCTCGCCGAAGTTGACGTAATAGCAACTACTTCTGAGGCAAAGACTTATCCCATCAACTTCGAAGGGGTGGACTCAATGCTTCTCGATACGCCGGGACTTGATGGGTCGCTCAAGCCTACCAAAATGGTTTTTGATGAGCTGTCGCAAGCGGACCTAATCGTCTGGGTAGTCCGTGCTAGCAGGCCCTCGCGCGAAATCGATAGGTCGGCGATCGCCGCACTACGAGAAATCGTCTCTAAAGATCCGCGGCGAAGGATGCCACCGTTCGTTGTTGTTGTCTCTTGTGTAGATGAACTGCAGAAGTCTTGGCCCTTTCCCGAAGGTTGCCTGACCGAAGATGCCATGGAAAGCGTGTCTCAGGTCGTGTTGGCCGTACAGCAGGACATTGCAGACCCCAGCGCAACAGCCAATACGATACCCATTGTGCTCACCGAGCCTGATTGGAACGTTGACCGGTTGCGCGCCCGTATCGTTAGCCTCATCGGACCCGCACTCAATACGCAAAGAAACCGCCTGCGTATCGAAACAAAGACTACAGGGGGATTGAAAGAAGCGGGACGCGCTGGGCGAGGGCTGCGCAGAGCCCTCACTGCAATCGGGAGAAAGCATTCGGCATCGGACGATCAGATTGATGGCAACGCATAG
- a CDS encoding HNH endonuclease: MQFQKKEQYRRQEIWELVKGKEEKISRNFQQSGYERIDDNLFAFVNIGYQGHAGQAFPNQYDTDTERLLWYGKKETHSKQPLMKRLIDGAITFYCFARWNDDPNFTFLGTGKLVNYRDNFTEVFNKDGTQTFCLELEFDLGDNSIHPAWINNFDASFEAEPPDTKEGKEKYVRHKTRERDPAVVKAKKDEFQKEHGRVFCEACGFDFKKTYGARGDAFIECHHNVPLHSILGETQTKTSDLTLLCSNCHRMVHRKKDWLTLPQLKSLMERN, from the coding sequence TTGCAATTTCAAAAAAAAGAACAATATCGCCGGCAAGAGATCTGGGAACTTGTCAAAGGAAAAGAAGAAAAAATTAGCCGCAACTTTCAGCAGTCCGGATACGAAAGGATCGATGACAATCTTTTCGCATTCGTGAACATTGGCTACCAGGGCCACGCAGGGCAAGCATTTCCCAATCAATACGACACTGATACCGAAAGGCTACTTTGGTATGGAAAAAAAGAAACACATTCCAAACAGCCATTGATGAAACGGCTCATAGATGGAGCTATTACTTTTTATTGCTTCGCACGGTGGAATGATGATCCGAACTTCACTTTCTTAGGAACCGGAAAACTAGTCAACTATCGCGATAATTTCACCGAGGTATTTAACAAGGACGGAACGCAGACATTCTGCCTCGAACTAGAATTCGATTTGGGTGACAATTCCATTCATCCCGCATGGATAAACAACTTTGACGCCTCATTTGAAGCGGAACCTCCTGACACCAAGGAAGGCAAAGAGAAATACGTTCGCCACAAAACTAGAGAACGCGACCCTGCGGTCGTAAAGGCAAAAAAGGATGAATTTCAGAAAGAACACGGTCGTGTTTTTTGCGAAGCATGCGGCTTTGATTTCAAAAAGACGTATGGAGCACGTGGTGATGCATTTATCGAATGCCACCATAACGTACCTTTGCATTCAATACTGGGCGAAACCCAGACAAAGACTTCAGACCTGACTTTACTTTGTTCCAACTGCCACAGGATGGTTCATAGAAAGAAAGACTGGCTAACCCTCCCGCAATTAAAAAGCCTGATGGAACGCAACTAA
- a CDS encoding IS30 family transposase has product MKYRRRIYYSTEPRAEIWDWWQRGESMRSIGRVFDRQSSSVFSVISPTGGIRPPDRRRGHVALSLSEREEISRGLSTEQSLRAIAHQLRRAPSTISREVRRNGGLAGYRAIASDQAAWDRARRPKICKLACHPKLACAVSAKLRRKWSPEQVAGWLKRAFPGEAHKQVSHETIYRILYIQARGVLKKELLEHLRARRTVRRSKHASQKRNGNGQIKNAVSISERPASVEDRAVPGHWEGDLIGGSKNSYIATLVERHSRYVMLVKVANKDTESVVTALIKSAQKLPRELYKSLTWDRGKELADHPRFTLATDVDVYFCDPQSPWQRGSNENTNRLLRQYLPRGTDLSVHSQAKLSAIARQLNERPRKTLQYQTPAEKFAECVASTG; this is encoded by the coding sequence ATGAAATATCGTCGTAGGATTTATTATTCAACTGAACCGCGTGCTGAGATTTGGGATTGGTGGCAGCGAGGCGAGTCGATGAGGTCGATTGGGCGCGTTTTTGATCGCCAATCATCCTCAGTCTTTTCCGTGATCTCACCAACGGGTGGGATACGCCCACCAGATCGCAGACGCGGGCACGTTGCATTGAGCCTTTCTGAGCGCGAGGAAATATCCCGCGGGCTGAGCACCGAGCAGTCCTTGCGTGCGATTGCGCATCAGTTGCGACGTGCGCCCTCGACGATCAGCCGAGAGGTGCGGCGCAATGGTGGCCTTGCAGGTTATCGTGCAATCGCGTCTGATCAAGCGGCGTGGGATCGCGCGCGGCGTCCCAAGATTTGCAAGCTGGCTTGTCACCCGAAGTTGGCCTGCGCAGTATCAGCAAAGCTGCGGCGCAAGTGGTCTCCCGAGCAGGTTGCGGGCTGGCTCAAACGCGCTTTCCCAGGAGAGGCACACAAACAGGTGTCACACGAAACGATCTACAGAATCCTTTATATACAGGCGCGAGGCGTCCTTAAAAAGGAACTCCTGGAGCATCTGCGCGCAAGACGGACTGTCAGGCGCTCCAAACACGCCAGCCAGAAGCGCAACGGGAATGGCCAGATTAAGAATGCTGTATCTATCAGCGAAAGGCCTGCGTCCGTCGAAGATCGGGCCGTTCCGGGCCACTGGGAAGGCGACTTGATTGGCGGATCCAAGAACAGCTATATCGCAACCCTCGTTGAGCGGCATTCACGGTACGTGATGCTGGTTAAAGTCGCCAACAAAGACACCGAGAGTGTCGTCACGGCGCTGATCAAGTCGGCTCAGAAGCTGCCCCGTGAGCTTTACAAATCTCTGACATGGGATCGCGGAAAAGAGCTGGCAGATCATCCGCGCTTTACGTTGGCCACGGATGTTGATGTCTACTTTTGCGACCCACAGTCGCCTTGGCAACGCGGATCAAACGAAAACACCAACCGGCTTTTGAGGCAGTATTTGCCGCGCGGTACCGACTTATCGGTCCATTCCCAAGCAAAGCTCAGTGCAATCGCAAGGCAACTCAACGAACGCCCTCGCAAGACCTTGCAATATCAAACGCCAGCAGAGAAGTTCGCAGAGTGTGTTGCGTCGACCGGTTGA
- a CDS encoding ParD-like family protein: protein MGIVKIGDELHEELRKCSGVMCRSINAQAEFWMKVGMLAEANPTLSFTEIIAQQLKDADVQLPQIVAA, encoded by the coding sequence ATGGGGATCGTAAAAATTGGAGATGAACTGCATGAAGAACTGCGCAAGTGCAGTGGCGTTATGTGCAGGTCGATCAATGCCCAGGCTGAGTTCTGGATGAAAGTAGGAATGCTGGCCGAGGCCAATCCGACTTTATCTTTCACCGAGATAATCGCCCAGCAGCTCAAAGATGCAGATGTGCAACTGCCACAGATTGTGGCAGCTTGA
- the map gene encoding type I methionyl aminopeptidase → MATYINVPVAPPAKNACRTDSIKLYGPDAFEGMRRAGALTAKCLDDVADLVSDGMPLSAINTFVLDFAATHGATPATLGYQGYEYACCTSVNHVVCHGFPNKKKMRDGDIVNIDVTLILDGWFGDTSRMYAVGKPKRASERLVQIAHEAMVQGIKAVRPGARLGDIGHAIQNYAHSERCSVVRDFCGHGIGQVFHDSPNILNFGKEGTGLELREGMIFTVEPMINLGRGDVKMLADDWTAVTRDKSLSAQFEHSIGVTADGFEIFTLSSTDLHAPGFTIEEIPA, encoded by the coding sequence ATGGCCACTTATATCAACGTGCCTGTTGCGCCGCCGGCAAAAAACGCGTGCAGAACCGATAGTATAAAGCTTTACGGGCCGGATGCTTTCGAGGGAATGCGCCGTGCTGGAGCTTTGACTGCTAAATGTCTGGATGACGTGGCAGATCTTGTCAGTGACGGTATGCCTCTGTCTGCCATCAACACCTTCGTTCTCGATTTTGCCGCGACACATGGCGCGACACCTGCGACCCTCGGCTACCAAGGGTATGAATATGCCTGCTGCACGTCGGTCAATCACGTGGTCTGTCACGGTTTTCCAAACAAGAAAAAGATGCGCGACGGCGATATTGTGAACATCGACGTGACGCTAATCCTTGATGGTTGGTTTGGTGACACCAGCCGAATGTATGCTGTCGGAAAACCGAAGCGAGCGTCTGAACGACTTGTCCAGATTGCCCACGAGGCGATGGTGCAGGGGATAAAGGCCGTGCGTCCTGGTGCGCGGTTGGGCGATATTGGCCATGCAATACAGAACTATGCACATTCGGAACGTTGCTCAGTCGTGCGCGATTTCTGTGGCCACGGCATTGGCCAAGTCTTTCACGACTCCCCAAATATTCTGAACTTCGGCAAAGAAGGCACAGGTCTGGAGTTGCGTGAGGGCATGATCTTCACAGTTGAGCCGATGATTAACCTTGGGCGAGGCGACGTGAAAATGCTTGCGGATGACTGGACCGCCGTGACGCGGGACAAGTCTCTATCGGCACAATTCGAACACTCAATTGGGGTGACCGCCGATGGGTTCGAGATTTTTACGCTTTCATCCACCGATCTCCATGCGCCGGGTTTCACGATTGAAGAAATTCCAGCATAG
- a CDS encoding IS110 family transposase, with the protein MNSKKGIKIEALMSVGIDIGKDVFHLVGFDPDGNVVVRKKIKRMALEKTFEELPSCIVGMEACLSAHFVSRALRKMGFEPRIIPAIYVKPFNKGQKNDYNDAEAIAEAALRPNLKSVPEKSQDQLDLQALHRVRSRLVSRRTATINQIRAFLIEQGITVRKGLRALKNSFLTILEERKDEISPRMRKILIGLYGDWMWMDDRIDAVSTEIEQISRAEENCVNVMTIPGIGPMISTAMVAAIGTGDAFDRGRDFAAWVGLVPRQYSTGGRTVLGRISKPGSRYLRMLFVQAAKVILMRPHRWPDFSFGEWLIRAEPRMHRNKLAVALANKLARTAWSVLHHGTTFDAPRDEVAVGV; encoded by the coding sequence ATGAATTCGAAGAAGGGAATCAAGATCGAGGCGTTGATGTCAGTTGGTATAGATATCGGGAAGGACGTGTTCCATTTGGTTGGATTTGATCCTGATGGAAATGTTGTTGTGCGCAAAAAGATCAAACGGATGGCGTTGGAAAAGACATTTGAGGAACTGCCATCCTGCATCGTTGGGATGGAAGCCTGTCTTAGCGCTCATTTTGTTAGTCGGGCGCTGCGCAAGATGGGGTTTGAGCCACGGATCATTCCCGCCATCTACGTTAAGCCGTTCAATAAGGGTCAGAAAAACGATTACAACGATGCGGAAGCCATCGCAGAAGCGGCGCTTCGTCCGAATTTGAAAAGCGTTCCAGAGAAGAGCCAAGATCAGCTTGACCTGCAAGCCCTGCATCGGGTTAGATCGCGCTTGGTGTCGCGGCGCACGGCGACGATTAATCAGATCCGGGCGTTTCTGATTGAACAAGGGATCACGGTTCGCAAGGGTCTGCGGGCCCTGAAGAATTCGTTTCTGACAATCCTTGAAGAACGCAAAGATGAGATATCGCCTCGGATGCGCAAGATCCTGATCGGCCTCTACGGTGACTGGATGTGGATGGATGACCGGATCGACGCAGTTTCCACCGAGATCGAGCAGATCAGCCGCGCCGAAGAGAACTGTGTGAACGTCATGACGATCCCGGGCATCGGCCCGATGATTTCCACGGCCATGGTTGCGGCCATCGGTACAGGGGATGCGTTTGATAGAGGACGTGATTTTGCCGCCTGGGTTGGTTTGGTGCCACGACAATACAGTACGGGTGGACGAACCGTGCTGGGCCGGATCTCAAAACCTGGCAGTCGATATTTACGGATGCTGTTTGTGCAGGCCGCCAAAGTGATCCTAATGCGCCCGCATCGCTGGCCGGACTTCAGCTTTGGTGAATGGCTGATCAGAGCCGAGCCCCGCATGCATCGCAACAAACTCGCTGTTGCGCTTGCCAATAAACTTGCTCGAACCGCCTGGAGCGTCCTGCACCACGGCACCACATTCGATGCACCAAGAGACGAGGTTGCTGTCGGAGTTTAA
- a CDS encoding Hint domain-containing protein: MTTFSIDGGDSTTFIDTTPGGGLVIDFVGLDNSLSVQINGVDLFVGGPGGAPNELQFQTGSTSGQTVRFADGDQYGTDTPEIWQLGNTGPEPVFRLEISPDGTIAIFGVKADDGSLEPLELFNGLTANTAAIDAAWNDSGTNSIVLDQIVTGPTNASGEFTDVPCFSSGTLIETLQGPKPVEGLKLGDMVLTYEGDYEPIRWIGARSLSAAQLQAHPKLKPILIRSGALGVGYPIQDLSVSPQHRVLVSSRIAMRMFGSKDVLIPAHKLLPLAGIDVLNNTTEGVEYWHFLFDDHQVVWSNGAPTESLFTGPEALNALSPEGREEVHTLFPETRKPNFKPNSARHIPEKGMRMKKLVQRHQANNVPLYC; the protein is encoded by the coding sequence ATGACGACCTTTTCGATAGACGGCGGTGATTCTACGACATTCATCGATACGACGCCGGGCGGTGGCTTGGTGATTGACTTTGTTGGACTCGACAACAGTCTCAGTGTCCAAATCAATGGCGTCGATCTATTTGTCGGTGGCCCGGGAGGCGCACCAAATGAACTCCAGTTCCAGACAGGCAGCACTTCAGGTCAGACAGTTCGATTTGCTGATGGAGATCAATATGGAACCGATACACCTGAAATTTGGCAGCTTGGTAATACTGGTCCTGAACCCGTATTCCGACTAGAGATAAGTCCAGACGGGACGATAGCAATATTTGGCGTAAAGGCGGATGATGGATCACTCGAACCCCTAGAGCTTTTCAACGGGTTAACGGCAAACACAGCGGCGATTGATGCTGCTTGGAACGATAGTGGTACAAATTCAATCGTTTTAGACCAGATTGTAACCGGCCCCACGAACGCAAGCGGCGAATTCACGGATGTCCCATGCTTTTCATCAGGAACATTGATTGAGACGTTGCAAGGCCCTAAACCCGTTGAAGGTTTAAAACTGGGCGATATGGTTCTCACATATGAAGGTGACTATGAGCCAATTCGTTGGATCGGCGCTCGTAGCTTAAGTGCTGCCCAACTTCAAGCCCACCCAAAGCTCAAACCTATACTGATACGTTCGGGGGCATTGGGAGTAGGATACCCCATTCAGGATTTAAGTGTATCGCCACAACACCGTGTTCTCGTGTCTTCAAGGATTGCTATGCGGATGTTTGGGTCCAAAGACGTCTTGATCCCTGCGCACAAATTGCTTCCATTGGCCGGAATTGATGTCTTGAACAACACGACGGAGGGCGTGGAGTATTGGCATTTTTTGTTTGATGATCATCAGGTCGTCTGGTCCAACGGAGCCCCAACAGAAAGCCTGTTTACAGGGCCAGAAGCACTGAACGCTCTGTCTCCTGAAGGGCGTGAAGAAGTACACACCTTGTTTCCTGAGACCCGCAAACCAAATTTCAAGCCGAATTCGGCCCGTCACATACCTGAAAAGGGCATGCGTATGAAAAAGTTAGTTCAGAGACATCAAGCGAATAATGTTCCTTTGTATTGCTAA